Proteins encoded together in one Halalkaliarchaeum sp. AArc-CO window:
- a CDS encoding 30S ribosomal protein S17e: MAIKPKYIKQLGNRLLETYPNAFNTDFETNKDSVDQLTNVESKGVRNRIAGYITRKKAGQAAS, translated from the coding sequence ATGGCCATCAAACCCAAGTACATCAAACAGCTCGGGAATCGACTGCTCGAGACGTATCCGAACGCCTTCAACACCGACTTCGAGACGAACAAAGACAGCGTCGACCAGCTCACCAACGTCGAGTCGAAGGGCGTCCGCAACCGGATCGCCGGCTACATCACCCGCAAGAAGGCGGGCCAGGCCGCATCCTGA
- a CDS encoding radical SAM protein has translation MNPRSIATDERPLVVTWECTRVGELGIANCRGDAADEPHPEELTTEEATQLLERLREFGEGLLVVFSGGNPLERDDIFELIEYGSEIGLTVALDASTSGRLSRDCLERLSDAGLYRLAVGLEGATAEVHDEIRGSKGSFEAALGTLEAAREVGLPTGINTVVSRETFEDLPAIRDRIEELGIVLWNLFFVIPADDCRLESVDPSAADAIMRWLHEASNVSSFDVRTIEAPQYRRVAIQRGEVVTGVRDQFGTYAGDGIVHVDHVGNVQPSEFFRKPVDNVRERSIVETYREAPLFRKLRDRSNLEGRCGACPYRDICGGSRARAYAETGNPFATDKLCPFEPPGFGEN, from the coding sequence ATGAACCCGAGATCTATCGCCACCGACGAAAGACCACTCGTCGTGACCTGGGAGTGTACGCGAGTAGGGGAGCTCGGCATCGCGAACTGCCGGGGAGACGCGGCCGACGAGCCACATCCCGAGGAACTAACGACCGAAGAGGCAACACAGCTGCTGGAGCGACTCCGGGAGTTCGGGGAGGGGTTGCTCGTCGTCTTTTCCGGCGGGAATCCGCTCGAACGGGACGACATCTTCGAGCTGATCGAATACGGAAGCGAGATCGGGCTCACTGTCGCACTCGACGCCTCCACGTCGGGCAGGCTCTCCCGGGACTGCCTCGAGCGCCTCTCGGACGCCGGGCTCTATCGTCTCGCCGTCGGACTCGAGGGCGCAACGGCCGAGGTACACGACGAAATCCGCGGCTCGAAGGGGAGCTTCGAGGCGGCCCTCGGCACACTCGAGGCCGCACGCGAGGTGGGTTTGCCGACGGGGATAAACACCGTCGTGAGTCGCGAGACGTTCGAGGATCTGCCGGCGATTCGCGACAGGATCGAGGAGCTGGGTATCGTTTTGTGGAACCTGTTTTTCGTGATCCCCGCCGACGATTGCAGGCTCGAGAGTGTCGACCCCTCGGCTGCGGACGCGATCATGCGCTGGCTCCACGAGGCGTCGAACGTCTCCTCGTTCGACGTTCGGACGATCGAGGCCCCCCAGTACCGTCGGGTCGCCATCCAGCGCGGGGAGGTCGTCACTGGGGTCCGCGACCAGTTCGGAACCTACGCCGGGGACGGGATCGTCCACGTCGATCACGTGGGTAACGTCCAGCCCTCGGAGTTCTTCCGGAAACCCGTGGACAACGTTCGAGAGCGTTCGATCGTGGAGACGTACCGTGAGGCTCCCCTGTTCCGGAAGCTCAGGGACCGGAGCAACCTCGAAGGCCGGTGTGGGGCCTGTCCGTATCGGGATATCTGTGGGGGGAGTCGAGCGCGCGCGTACGCGGAAACCGGGAACCCGTTCGCGACCGACAAACTCTGTCCGTTCGAGCCGCCGGGGTTCGGAGAGAACTAG
- a CDS encoding pyruvate kinase alpha/beta domain-containing protein, whose amino-acid sequence MIRTDDMGTEQVLEAAKEYAVEHGIDDVVVASTTGETGAMAADVFDAADRNLAVVGHSTGYREPNEQELHDEHVEAIESAGGEIFVGPMVFSNVGAAVAKRDGHAVQSVIANVLRLFGQGSKVAVECVLMACDAGLVNVDRPVLSIAGTGSGADTIFLIRSANSRDFYDLRVLEVVAKPADRENLPFY is encoded by the coding sequence ATGATACGTACTGACGACATGGGGACCGAACAGGTCCTCGAGGCGGCCAAGGAGTACGCCGTCGAACACGGAATCGACGACGTCGTCGTCGCCTCGACGACGGGCGAAACGGGAGCGATGGCCGCGGACGTGTTCGACGCGGCCGATCGGAACCTCGCGGTCGTGGGGCATTCGACTGGCTACCGCGAGCCGAACGAACAGGAACTCCACGACGAGCACGTGGAAGCGATCGAATCGGCCGGGGGAGAGATATTTGTCGGCCCAATGGTATTCAGCAACGTCGGCGCTGCTGTCGCGAAACGGGACGGCCACGCGGTACAGAGTGTCATCGCGAACGTGCTCCGGCTCTTCGGACAGGGGAGCAAGGTTGCAGTCGAATGTGTTCTCATGGCGTGTGATGCCGGGCTCGTCAACGTCGACCGTCCCGTGCTCTCGATCGCCGGCACCGGCAGCGGGGCCGATACGATCTTTTTGATCCGTTCTGCGAACAGCCGAGATTTCTACGACTTGCGCGTGCTCGAGGTCGTCGCCAAACCTGCCGACCGGGAGAACCTGCCGTTCTACTGA
- a CDS encoding penicillin acylase family protein encodes MDSRDTPIGNRSISLSRRDLVSAILAGGLAGGVLSPVSGYLRGFAPLSGTVWGAAGDDRIRSLSSPYGAATVRFDEEGVPHVDAGSEPAAYYAVGYTQAADRLFQLDLQRRVMRGRLSEVVGPDTLESDKFNVRMGYLDAARANWTRLRDEPVGEAVAAFADGVNARIDDGPLPMEFGLLDYEPDPWTPVDTMLMEKQISWGLTGSFRTLRLALLEDQFGPDVVEELYPSRIPHDAPILRAEGGSSPGRTVVSRSADATTVGRSSGALSGLSIGEVSRLSRFESPPGVGSNSWVVSGDHTDSGQPIVANDPHLDLSVPPLWYEQHVETPDASVRGVTFPGVPFVIIGANHAGAWGFTNAGADVIDFYTYEVDDDGDRYRYRGVWREFDRKRRQIPVDGDQDRTIEVKRTVHGPMIDREGRSVAVAWTGLAATRTTMAVFEYARSDGLEEFLEATRRFDLPTQCLVYADRDGRTLFQVTGKVPIRRTDGEPVRGDRVFDGSAGEGEWDGFEPYGQPTWDGFVPFEEMPAEIDPPYLGTANQRVIDDDRYPHYFAASYADGYRGRRVWDLLDERVEGGPPVDREFLRSMQLDVRDYRFDDADFLVPALTDAEAPDRLENVGETLFEWDGRMDRDSRGALLFAAWVDAYREVVFEPLFSDLDLGEAYYPGDWTLLNAGPESTLFEERERAELARSAMERALEGIDGDSPRFEGADRYGEATHTGVMTHPFGIDALGYPSHETDGSPRTLMNFRPGRPAGSSWRMICEPGGDCEAILPGGNSGNYFSPHYDDQLRRWADGEYKPMNRELQGTLRFRFISDAGGGDDE; translated from the coding sequence ATGGATAGCCGTGACACACCGATTGGAAACCGGTCGATCTCGCTCTCCCGACGCGACCTCGTCTCGGCAATCCTCGCCGGCGGCCTCGCGGGCGGCGTCCTCTCGCCGGTGTCGGGATATCTCCGTGGCTTCGCTCCGCTGTCGGGCACCGTCTGGGGAGCCGCGGGGGACGATCGGATCCGGAGCCTGTCGTCGCCGTACGGGGCGGCGACGGTCCGGTTCGACGAGGAAGGTGTTCCTCACGTCGATGCCGGCTCGGAACCGGCCGCCTACTACGCTGTCGGGTACACGCAGGCCGCCGATCGGCTGTTCCAGTTGGACCTCCAGCGGCGGGTGATGCGCGGCCGACTGTCGGAGGTCGTCGGTCCCGACACGCTCGAATCCGACAAGTTCAACGTCCGGATGGGATACCTCGACGCGGCGCGGGCCAACTGGACACGACTTCGGGACGAGCCCGTCGGCGAGGCAGTCGCCGCCTTCGCCGACGGCGTCAACGCCCGGATCGACGACGGTCCGCTCCCGATGGAGTTCGGACTGCTGGATTACGAACCGGATCCGTGGACGCCAGTCGACACGATGCTGATGGAAAAGCAGATTTCCTGGGGGCTTACGGGCTCGTTCAGGACACTCCGGCTGGCGCTGCTCGAAGACCAGTTCGGTCCCGACGTCGTCGAAGAGCTGTACCCGTCTCGGATCCCCCACGACGCGCCGATCCTGCGGGCGGAGGGCGGTTCGTCTCCGGGCCGGACTGTCGTCTCCCGGAGCGCCGATGCAACTACCGTCGGGCGCTCCAGTGGTGCCCTCTCGGGACTCTCGATCGGGGAAGTCTCCCGTCTCTCGCGGTTCGAGTCGCCACCCGGAGTCGGCTCCAACTCCTGGGTCGTCTCCGGCGACCACACCGACTCGGGTCAGCCGATCGTCGCGAACGATCCCCACCTCGATCTGTCGGTGCCACCGCTGTGGTACGAACAGCACGTCGAAACGCCCGACGCGAGTGTTCGTGGCGTAACGTTCCCCGGGGTCCCGTTCGTGATCATCGGCGCCAACCACGCCGGGGCGTGGGGATTTACCAACGCCGGCGCTGACGTCATCGACTTTTATACGTACGAGGTCGACGACGACGGCGACCGGTACCGCTACCGCGGGGTGTGGCGGGAGTTCGACCGGAAGAGACGGCAGATTCCGGTCGACGGCGACCAGGACCGGACGATCGAAGTGAAGCGAACCGTTCACGGACCCATGATCGACCGCGAGGGGCGATCTGTCGCAGTCGCCTGGACGGGCCTGGCCGCGACCCGGACGACCATGGCCGTCTTCGAGTACGCCCGAAGCGACGGGCTCGAGGAGTTCCTCGAGGCCACTCGACGGTTCGATCTCCCGACGCAGTGTCTCGTCTACGCCGATCGGGACGGTCGGACCCTCTTTCAGGTCACCGGGAAGGTTCCGATCCGCCGGACAGACGGCGAACCGGTCCGGGGTGACCGGGTGTTCGACGGCTCCGCCGGCGAGGGCGAGTGGGACGGCTTCGAGCCGTACGGCCAGCCGACGTGGGACGGGTTCGTCCCTTTCGAGGAGATGCCCGCCGAGATCGATCCGCCCTACCTCGGCACCGCAAACCAGCGGGTGATCGACGACGACCGGTATCCCCACTACTTCGCGGCGTCGTACGCCGACGGCTACCGCGGCCGCCGCGTGTGGGACCTACTGGACGAACGCGTCGAGGGGGGTCCACCCGTGGACCGCGAGTTCCTCCGATCGATGCAGTTGGACGTCCGGGACTACCGGTTCGATGACGCCGACTTCCTGGTGCCGGCGCTGACCGACGCCGAAGCGCCGGACCGACTGGAAAACGTCGGGGAGACGCTGTTCGAGTGGGACGGGCGGATGGACCGCGACTCGCGGGGGGCACTGTTGTTCGCGGCGTGGGTCGACGCCTACCGCGAAGTCGTCTTCGAGCCCCTGTTTTCCGACCTGGACCTCGGGGAAGCGTACTACCCGGGCGACTGGACTCTTTTGAACGCCGGGCCGGAATCGACGCTCTTCGAGGAGCGGGAACGGGCGGAACTCGCGCGGTCGGCGATGGAGCGCGCACTCGAGGGGATCGACGGCGACAGTCCCCGGTTCGAGGGTGCCGACCGCTACGGCGAGGCGACCCACACGGGGGTCATGACACACCCGTTCGGGATCGACGCGCTCGGGTACCCCAGCCACGAGACCGACGGCTCGCCCCGGACCCTGATGAACTTCAGGCCCGGGAGGCCTGCCGGCAGCAGCTGGCGGATGATCTGCGAGCCGGGCGGTGACTGCGAGGCGATCCTCCCGGGCGGCAATTCGGGGAACTACTTTTCACCCCACTACGACGACCAGCTCCGCCGGTGGGCCGACGGGGAGTACAAGCCAATGAATCGGGAGCTGCAGGGGACGCTGCGGTTCCGGTTTATAAGCGACGCCGGCGGGGGCGACGACGAATGA
- a CDS encoding type II/IV secretion system ATPase subunit, which translates to MSGERSSGGIDGLTRRVKHVWELFRGTDLDVRPFRPSTDGTLATFTPPPGEREVDRYWVNAPYAYVVITYDETENEHRYHAVEPDLDEFQRTLLGRVVEDIRDPLLFRDDVDPVDESTLEAELESLLEQYGLEPDMATFHSLVYYLLRDFQGFGKVDPLLNDPRIEDISCDGYGLPIFVYHAEYTDIETNVSFPRRELDNYVVRLAQQSGKHISVGEPIVETTLPDGSRAELAYGEEVTPRGSAFTIRQYAEEPFTPIDLVNYGTYNVEQMAYFWLCIEHNKSLIFAGGTASGKTTSMNAVSMFVPPRSKVLTIEDTRELSLYHDNWLSSVTRERLQEGADLDMYDLLRSALRHRPEYIIVGEVRGEEAVTLFQAMNTGHTTFSTIHADSIRTVINRLENEPINVPRAMVQSLDMVVVQRLVRFDDERLRRAKIVGEIRGVDQRTGELDYASAFDWNPESDTFSRNDSSLLSEIQAERAWNRSELLSELRRRETFLRRLQELGVTGYRRFTALVNEYYADPERTMRRLEAEIEAAGDEVTAGAEVG; encoded by the coding sequence ATGTCAGGCGAGCGCTCTTCCGGGGGGATCGATGGACTAACGCGACGCGTGAAACACGTCTGGGAGCTGTTTCGGGGCACGGACCTGGACGTGCGACCGTTCCGTCCGTCCACTGACGGCACGCTAGCGACGTTTACTCCGCCCCCGGGTGAACGGGAAGTCGACCGCTACTGGGTGAACGCCCCGTACGCCTACGTCGTCATCACCTACGACGAGACCGAAAACGAACACCGGTACCACGCCGTCGAGCCAGATCTCGACGAATTCCAACGGACGCTGCTCGGCCGCGTCGTCGAAGACATCCGGGATCCGCTGTTGTTCCGGGATGACGTCGACCCGGTCGACGAATCGACGCTGGAGGCCGAACTGGAGTCGCTCCTCGAACAGTACGGTCTGGAGCCCGACATGGCGACGTTTCACAGCCTCGTGTACTACCTGCTCCGCGACTTTCAGGGGTTCGGGAAGGTCGATCCACTGTTGAACGATCCCCGGATCGAGGACATCTCCTGTGACGGGTACGGTCTCCCGATCTTCGTCTACCACGCGGAGTACACCGACATCGAAACGAACGTCTCGTTTCCCCGCAGGGAGCTGGACAACTACGTCGTCAGGCTCGCCCAGCAGTCCGGCAAGCACATAAGCGTCGGGGAGCCGATCGTCGAGACGACGCTGCCGGACGGCTCGCGAGCGGAGCTGGCGTACGGCGAGGAGGTCACCCCCCGGGGGTCGGCGTTCACGATCCGGCAGTACGCCGAGGAGCCGTTCACGCCGATCGACCTCGTGAACTACGGGACGTACAACGTCGAGCAGATGGCGTACTTCTGGCTGTGTATCGAACACAACAAGTCGCTGATCTTCGCCGGTGGCACCGCCTCGGGGAAGACCACCTCGATGAACGCCGTCTCGATGTTCGTTCCGCCGCGGTCGAAGGTGCTGACGATCGAGGACACCCGGGAGCTGTCGCTGTATCACGACAACTGGCTCTCGTCTGTCACCCGCGAACGGCTCCAGGAGGGAGCCGACCTCGACATGTACGACCTGCTCCGGTCTGCACTCCGGCATCGCCCGGAGTACATCATCGTCGGCGAGGTCCGCGGGGAGGAGGCCGTGACCCTGTTTCAGGCGATGAACACCGGCCACACGACGTTCTCGACGATCCACGCCGACTCGATTCGAACCGTGATAAACCGGCTGGAGAACGAGCCGATCAACGTCCCCCGGGCGATGGTGCAGTCGCTGGACATGGTCGTCGTCCAGCGGCTGGTCAGGTTCGACGACGAGCGCCTCCGTCGAGCGAAGATCGTCGGGGAGATACGCGGTGTCGACCAGCGAACCGGGGAGCTGGATTACGCTTCGGCGTTCGACTGGAACCCCGAATCGGACACCTTCTCCAGAAACGATTCCTCGCTGCTTTCGGAGATTCAGGCCGAACGGGCGTGGAATCGGTCCGAACTGCTCTCGGAGCTTCGACGACGCGAGACGTTCCTCCGGCGGCTCCAAGAGCTCGGCGTCACCGGCTACCGACGCTTTACGGCGCTCGTAAACGAATATTACGCGGATCCCGAACGGACGATGCGACGGCTCGAAGCCGAGATAGAGGCGGCCGGCGACGAGGTGACCGCCGGCGCCGAGGTCGGCTGA
- a CDS encoding NAD(P)/FAD-dependent oxidoreductase, with protein MEPTEGDGVSDRTDGREEHDVDEQYEVAVVGGGPAGLSTALYTTRLGHDTVVLDRGGGRAAMMLETHNVIGVPEETSGNELLATAREQIQEYGADYHRKYVESIEPDNGGFRLETGNVTYTADRVVIAVGFSDERPEPPLPRTGRGLHYCLHCDAYMFVDEPVYVMGTGEAAAHVAMIMLNYTDEVDLLTRGDDPEWSEETDRQLEAHPVDVIREDVVGLEKREDGWLAGFEFEDGTFREYRGGFPMYGSNYRNELLDQLGLDRTDDGAVAVDDHGRTSVDGVYAVGDVTPGHNQVPVAMGEGANAGIAIHKELRTFPKSIAEIERDGPVDDREVPAVSDRLRGAAAEFFEN; from the coding sequence ATGGAACCGACGGAGGGCGATGGAGTCAGCGATCGGACGGACGGTCGCGAGGAACACGACGTCGACGAGCAGTACGAGGTCGCTGTCGTCGGGGGCGGCCCGGCGGGACTGTCGACCGCGCTGTACACGACCCGGCTGGGTCACGACACTGTCGTGCTCGACCGCGGTGGCGGTCGCGCGGCGATGATGCTCGAGACGCACAATGTGATCGGCGTTCCCGAGGAGACGTCCGGCAACGAGCTCCTGGCGACGGCACGCGAGCAGATTCAGGAGTACGGCGCCGACTATCACCGGAAGTACGTCGAGTCGATCGAACCCGATAACGGCGGGTTCCGGCTCGAAACCGGCAACGTGACCTACACGGCCGATCGGGTGGTGATCGCCGTGGGATTCAGCGACGAACGTCCGGAGCCGCCGCTTCCCAGAACCGGCCGAGGGCTACACTACTGTCTGCACTGTGACGCGTACATGTTCGTCGACGAGCCGGTGTACGTGATGGGAACCGGCGAGGCGGCCGCCCACGTCGCGATGATCATGCTCAACTACACCGACGAGGTCGACCTGCTCACCCGCGGCGACGATCCCGAGTGGAGCGAAGAGACCGACAGGCAGCTCGAGGCGCATCCAGTCGACGTGATCCGGGAGGACGTGGTCGGACTCGAGAAGCGCGAGGACGGCTGGCTCGCGGGGTTCGAGTTCGAAGACGGGACGTTCCGCGAATACAGGGGCGGGTTCCCGATGTACGGTTCGAACTACCGGAACGAGCTCCTCGACCAGCTCGGCCTCGACCGGACCGACGACGGCGCGGTGGCCGTCGACGACCACGGCCGGACCAGCGTCGACGGCGTCTACGCGGTCGGGGACGTCACGCCCGGCCACAACCAGGTTCCGGTCGCGATGGGCGAGGGGGCGAACGCGGGGATCGCGATCCACAAGGAGTTGCGGACGTTTCCGAAGTCGATCGCGGAGATCGAACGCGACGGTCCCGTCGACGACCGCGAGGTGCCCGCGGTCTCGGATCGGCTTCGCGGGGCGGCTGCGGAGTTTTTCGAGAACTGA
- a CDS encoding class I SAM-dependent methyltransferase — protein MSERSLQETYDRIASHFSSTREYPWPEVTAFLEEHAGGETGGVGSADDTGRKIGLDVGCGNGRHTEPLADYVDLAVGIDVSRGLLEEAHERATDRGFDGASTFLQGDAGRLPIADGTVDVGVYVATLHHLSPRDRRIRSLAELARVLSGDGTALVSAWSTSHDRFDRETGFDTTVDWTLPDGETVPRFYHIYDPEEFRADLEASPLRIVSFELSSGNCYGVVRPE, from the coding sequence ATGTCCGAGCGCTCGCTGCAGGAGACGTACGATCGGATCGCCTCGCACTTCTCGTCGACCCGGGAGTATCCGTGGCCGGAGGTAACGGCGTTTCTGGAGGAACACGCCGGCGGAGAAACCGGCGGGGTCGGCTCGGCGGACGACACCGGTCGGAAGATCGGACTCGACGTCGGCTGTGGAAACGGACGACACACCGAACCGCTCGCCGACTACGTCGATCTCGCGGTGGGGATCGACGTGAGTCGGGGGCTGCTCGAGGAGGCGCACGAGCGGGCGACCGACCGGGGATTCGACGGGGCGTCGACGTTCCTCCAGGGCGACGCCGGGCGCCTTCCGATCGCCGACGGGACCGTCGACGTCGGCGTGTACGTCGCGACGCTGCATCACCTGTCGCCACGCGATCGGCGGATCCGTAGCCTCGCGGAGCTCGCTCGAGTGCTTTCGGGGGACGGAACCGCGCTCGTGAGCGCCTGGAGCACTTCCCACGACCGGTTCGACCGAGAAACGGGGTTCGACACCACCGTCGACTGGACGCTACCCGACGGCGAGACGGTGCCGCGGTTCTATCACATCTACGATCCCGAGGAGTTCCGCGCCGACCTCGAGGCGAGCCCGCTCCGGATTGTGTCGTTCGAACTCTCCAGTGGCAACTGCTACGGGGTCGTCCGACCGGAGTGA
- a CDS encoding type II secretion system F family protein, with the protein MWYLLPLAVVLAFPVALVVSRFDRRLDLLVTRLALSAFGEYVADAGAETERQRGRLRAAHAGETHRVYASKTLLYSAVLAASGSVLGVYLAGYVLSELAISEEALSAALPPALTFLSPIARLSAVGVGELFLLLAFSGATVGTVLAVGTYYLRWKLLEQLADARGKRIDVTLPRTVAFVYALSRSGMAFPIVLATLARNERVYGEAARELSVAVREMETFSTDALTALRDTARRTPSENMAEFAENLASILESGQSLSTYLADQYERFQEEAKAQQEQYLELLSTFAEAYVTTLVAGPLFLVTILVVVGLVLSDTLPILRLVVYLGVPLGSVAFIAYVGNATESLQPPGGADAPDRRRLDVARRQAVDVSGADAIARIPNVETSPNVRSDGGTAAPTQTDALERLAAYDRYSRLLERVKHPLETAYRMPSATFILTAPLGVLWVLATAEPTPVTDPVSVLSATDRALVEATVFALGAYAAVYELKARKRRAIERAVPDFLDRFASVNDAGMSVVRSLQRVSESDLDELTAELQRTWRDIQWGADVETALYRLEDRVNSPMVSRAVALITNAVHASGDVAPVLTIAADEARATRRLRRERRQVMLTYLIVIYISFLVFLGIVVALTVAFVPAVEGAQFDPDLPEATAGATVGFVDTITQVDVGAYEELLFHATMIQAVFSGLIAGQLGEGTIQSGAKHAVVLLVAGYLIFAVVVF; encoded by the coding sequence ATGTGGTATCTCCTCCCCCTTGCGGTGGTGCTCGCGTTCCCCGTCGCCCTCGTAGTTTCCCGGTTCGACCGGCGGCTCGACCTCCTGGTCACCCGCCTCGCGCTTTCGGCGTTCGGGGAGTACGTCGCCGACGCCGGTGCAGAAACCGAACGACAACGCGGCCGGCTCCGGGCCGCTCACGCCGGGGAAACACACCGCGTGTACGCCTCGAAAACGCTGCTGTACAGCGCCGTCCTCGCCGCCTCCGGGAGCGTTCTCGGGGTGTATCTGGCCGGCTACGTCCTCTCGGAACTCGCGATCTCCGAAGAGGCGCTCAGTGCGGCGCTACCGCCCGCCCTGACGTTTCTGTCGCCGATCGCGCGCCTCTCTGCAGTCGGGGTAGGCGAGCTGTTCCTCCTTTTGGCGTTCTCCGGGGCGACGGTCGGGACCGTCCTCGCGGTAGGGACCTACTACCTTCGGTGGAAGCTCCTCGAACAGCTAGCGGACGCGCGGGGGAAACGAATCGACGTGACGCTACCCCGCACCGTCGCGTTCGTGTACGCGCTGTCGCGGTCCGGGATGGCGTTTCCGATCGTTCTCGCAACGCTCGCCAGGAACGAACGGGTGTACGGCGAGGCCGCACGGGAACTGTCCGTCGCGGTTCGCGAGATGGAGACGTTCAGTACCGACGCGTTGACTGCCCTCCGCGATACGGCCCGACGGACCCCCAGCGAGAACATGGCGGAGTTCGCGGAGAACCTCGCGTCGATCCTCGAATCGGGTCAGAGCCTCTCGACGTATCTCGCGGACCAGTACGAGCGGTTTCAGGAGGAGGCGAAAGCCCAGCAGGAACAGTATCTCGAACTGCTGTCGACGTTCGCCGAGGCGTACGTGACGACGCTCGTGGCCGGGCCGCTGTTTCTGGTGACGATCCTGGTCGTAGTCGGACTCGTGTTGAGCGACACGCTGCCGATCCTGCGGCTCGTCGTGTATCTCGGCGTCCCGCTGGGGAGCGTCGCATTCATCGCGTACGTCGGCAACGCCACCGAGTCGCTACAGCCTCCAGGCGGTGCGGACGCCCCCGATCGACGCCGGCTGGACGTCGCACGTCGGCAGGCCGTCGACGTGTCCGGAGCGGACGCGATCGCCCGGATCCCGAACGTCGAGACGTCTCCAAACGTGCGATCCGACGGCGGAACCGCCGCGCCAACACAAACGGACGCTCTCGAACGGCTCGCAGCCTACGACCGGTACTCTCGGCTGCTCGAGCGAGTGAAACATCCGCTCGAGACCGCCTACCGGATGCCCTCGGCGACGTTCATCCTGACGGCTCCCTTGGGGGTGCTGTGGGTGCTTGCGACTGCGGAACCGACGCCGGTCACCGATCCCGTCTCGGTGCTGTCCGCGACCGATCGGGCCCTCGTGGAGGCGACGGTGTTTGCGCTGGGAGCGTACGCCGCAGTCTACGAACTGAAAGCCCGGAAGCGACGGGCGATCGAACGAGCGGTTCCGGATTTCCTCGACCGATTCGCCAGCGTCAACGACGCCGGGATGAGCGTGGTCCGGAGTCTCCAGCGCGTCTCGGAATCAGATCTCGATGAACTCACCGCGGAACTGCAGCGCACCTGGCGGGACATCCAGTGGGGGGCCGACGTCGAAACCGCCCTGTACCGGCTCGAAGATCGGGTTAACTCGCCGATGGTCTCTCGGGCGGTCGCGTTGATCACGAATGCGGTCCACGCGAGCGGCGACGTCGCCCCCGTCTTGACGATCGCCGCCGACGAGGCCCGCGCGACCCGTCGTCTCCGTCGGGAGCGCAGACAAGTGATGTTGACCTACCTCATCGTCATTTACATCTCGTTTCTCGTTTTCCTGGGGATCGTTGTCGCGCTCACTGTCGCGTTCGTCCCCGCCGTCGAGGGGGCCCAGTTCGATCCCGATCTCCCCGAGGCGACCGCGGGGGCGACCGTCGGATTCGTCGACACGATCACCCAAGTCGACGTGGGCGCCTACGAGGAACTGCTGTTTCACGCCACGATGATCCAGGCGGTGTTTTCGGGGCTGATCGCCGGACAGCTCGGCGAGGGAACGATTCAAAGCGGCGCGAAACACGCGGTCGTGCTTCTCGTGGCCGGCTACCTGATTTTCGCGGTGGTCGTCTTCTGA